GAGGGGCTTCTTCAGCAGGAGGGATGAAGAACCAGTCCCTGAACCTGCTTTCGATAGAGAAATTGGTAACGCTGGCCTGTAACCCGCTGCCAGGCGTGAACAGGTACACCATCTGTGCAGTCTTTCTCTGGAATACAGTAATGGAGCCATTTCCCGGTGTAAGGAACTGGTTGTTGTTCGCTTTTGAAAAGATGTTGTGTATGATATCGTTGGTGGGCAGGATCATCGATATATCATTATGCCCGTCTTTTTCATTCATCACCAGCCAGCCCTGGTTGAAGGCGCTCATCACATTTACATAGAATTTCTTGTAAAGTGTCACGTTTGTTTTCTTATCAGTGATGAAGAGGTCCAGATCATAAGTGGCAGGAGCGTCACTGATCAGGGCGCGGAGATTGGCGCTATTGCCAACATGCCTGCGGTAGGGAGCTGTATTACCGGGATACAGAACCCAGTCGTAGGTGAGGCCTGCTGTATCAGGCAAGGACTGGCTCACTTCCAGGTCTACTTTCAGTGTATCCTGCACCATCACATAGAATGTGTCTGGCAGTGTCCGCTGGATGGATAGTTTATTGATTTCGTTATAGGAATAATTGCCTTTATCTTTTATACAACCCTGCATCAGCGCCAGCGTAAGGATGGCCATGCATAGGGAATAGAATGATTTCATACTGTTTGATTTAATCTGTAGTGAAAGGATCAGAACTCCACGATGTCTCCGTTCTCATCAAGCATGTGTCCATGTTCGGCTTCATATTCATTCAGCGCCTGGACCATGAGTTGCTGGTAGGCCACAAACTGGCCGTAGGGCAAACTGCCGGCGCCACCGCCTGAAGGGAAATCCCCGCGGCCGGTAACCTCAATGATAAACCGGTATTTCCTCTGGCTGTAATCTCCAAAGAAATAGACCAGCCATGAATCCCAGTTGGAAGGCTTGGTGAGAAAATCGTTGATCTTGACCAGCATGCGAACTGATCCTCCGGAAAGCTTCACTACTCCATCTGCGGATGGTGTGTTATAAAGACCTGGATCGAAATCTTCGGAAGGCACGATCTCCAGCATCAAACGTTTGTCTTTTGTTTTCATTTCAGCACTGCGCATTACCACCAATACGATGGAATCGTTATAATGTCCTGCGCGTATGGTAGAGGAGAGGATGGAGTAGTCTGTTCCTTCCACCGCATTGGTGCTGTCAGCAACAGGTTTGAGATTTATTTTCCTGTCCTTGTCAACTGAAAGCCCTGAAATGCGAACTGGTATTTTGATGGTGTCTTTCATTCGCGACGCCTGCATGATGGCGAAGGAATAGAGAACACTGTCTTTTTTGGGATCGTCGAACCTTTTATAAAAATAGACCATGGGCTTCTCTTCAAAAGAAATGAGCTCACTTTTCTTACAGGAAGAGAATGCTGCCAGTATCAGCACCGGAAGTATGATATATAATGAATGTTTTCTGCAAAACATATAACTCGGTTTTAGGAATTAATAATCTCCGTATTCTTTTTCCACTTCAGGAATAGGCAACAGGTAGTTGGCAGGCACCACGGTGAGGCTGCCGTTGGCAATGGTAGTGATCTTGCCGGCGTTCTTCCTTTTGAAATAATAGAAGTTCTGGCCTTCGGCATAACATTCTTTCTTGATCTCTTTCCTGAGCTCATTGTCGAGCGTAGTCACAGTCTGGTTCAATGGCAACTGGGAGATGCCGCGCGCCTGTCTGATCACATTGAGATAAGCTGTACCTTCTTCAGGAGTGGGCGCTGCTTCGGCAGCGATATAGTATATTTCGGAGATCCTGATCAATGGTATATGCGTACGCAGGTAATCGCTTTCAGGGTTGTTGGAAACGATATTGAACTGGCTGTACTTCATGGTAGCCCATGCTGAACCGGTGGCACCGAAGAGATAGTTGTAACGGATATCGGTACTGTTGCCGGCAGCCGTTTCATACATGGTTTTCAGGTGCGTTTCAGTGAGCGGAAGAATGGCGGGAC
This portion of the Pseudobacter ginsenosidimutans genome encodes:
- a CDS encoding DUF4843 domain-containing protein codes for the protein MFCRKHSLYIILPVLILAAFSSCKKSELISFEEKPMVYFYKRFDDPKKDSVLYSFAIMQASRMKDTIKIPVRISGLSVDKDRKINLKPVADSTNAVEGTDYSILSSTIRAGHYNDSIVLVVMRSAEMKTKDKRLMLEIVPSEDFDPGLYNTPSADGVVKLSGGSVRMLVKINDFLTKPSNWDSWLVYFFGDYSQRKYRFIIEVTGRGDFPSGGGAGSLPYGQFVAYQQLMVQALNEYEAEHGHMLDENGDIVEF